The Fusarium graminearum PH-1 chromosome 2, whole genome shotgun sequence genome includes a region encoding these proteins:
- a CDS encoding cytochrome c oxidase polypeptide V codes for MLRTSATNLLRKSLVRSTPALASRAASTHAISNPTLANIEKRWEGMPLQEQAELWMALRDRMQSNWTELTLQEKKAAYWIAFGPHGPRAEDPPGTNARVAWGIFIGIAASVGLFGLVRLAAKPAPYTMTQEYQEETNEFLKNQKSDPFTGITSPGYAGKGMVQSPPKGN; via the exons ATGCTGCGCACATCGGCCACCAACCTGCTGCGCAAGAGCCTTGTGCGCAGCACTCCCGCCCTGGCCTCGCGAGCTGCCTCGACTCacgccatctccaacccAACCCTCGCCAACATCGAGAAGCGATGGGAGGGCATGCCCCTCCAGGAGCAGGCCGAGCTCTGGATGGCTCTGCGTGACCGCATGCAGTCCAACTGGACCGAGTTGACCCtccaggagaagaaagctg CTTACTGGATTGCTTTCGGCCCTCACGGTCCCCGTGCTGAGGACCCCCCTGGAACCAATGCCCGCGTCGCCTGGGGTATCTTCATTGGTATTGCTGCCAGTGTCGGTCTCTTTGGCCTGGTCCGCCTTGCCGCCAAGCCTGCTCCTTACACCATGACCCAGGAGTACCAGGAGGAGACCAACGAGTTCCTCAAG AACCAAAAATCCGATCCCTTCACTGGTATCACCTCTCCTGGTTACGCCGGCAAGGGTATGGTCCAGTCTCCTCCCAAGGGCAACTAA